In Acinetobacter sp. C32I, one genomic interval encodes:
- a CDS encoding ERF family protein translates to MNAAVNQQIASTNTLDALQLIQLELKAPKSKYNSFGKFHYRSLEDILEGVKPLLQKYGATLVVSDEVQEIGPVVVITAKAVFTDADGKQTMTTAHAGVEINKKGMDVAQTFGSSSSYARKYALNGLFLIDDTQDADTDAYHQQTNAQTRNTQQNAPAQNQQRNQNQPPAQQQRQQQNQTAQPNAAQQLTNDFQQALNAIHHTDKEADLGVIYKQFKGTRYEAQIVQACKAKKDMEGWSA, encoded by the coding sequence ATGAATGCAGCCGTGAATCAACAAATAGCATCAACCAATACACTAGATGCCTTACAACTTATTCAGCTTGAGTTAAAAGCACCAAAGAGCAAATACAACAGCTTTGGTAAATTCCATTACCGTAGCCTTGAAGACATTCTTGAAGGTGTTAAACCACTATTGCAAAAGTATGGCGCTACCCTTGTTGTTAGTGATGAAGTGCAAGAGATTGGCCCTGTGGTGGTGATTACGGCCAAAGCAGTCTTTACCGATGCCGATGGTAAACAAACCATGACTACCGCACATGCTGGTGTGGAGATCAATAAAAAAGGAATGGATGTTGCCCAAACTTTTGGTTCATCCAGTTCCTATGCACGTAAATACGCATTGAATGGCCTGTTCCTGATTGATGATACCCAAGATGCCGATACTGATGCATATCATCAGCAAACCAATGCACAGACTCGCAACACTCAACAGAATGCTCCTGCTCAAAATCAGCAACGCAATCAGAACCAACCACCGGCTCAGCAACAACGCCAGCAGCAAAATCAAACAGCCCAGCCAAATGCAGCGCAGCAGCTGACCAATGATTTTCAGCAAGCTTTAAATGCAATTCATCACACCGACAAAGAAGCAGATCTAGGCGTGATTTATAAGCAGTTTAAAGGCACACGCTATGAAGCTCAGATTGTGCAGGCATGTAAGGCAAAAAAGGACATGGAGGGTTGGAGTGCGTAA
- a CDS encoding phage integrase Arm DNA-binding domain-containing protein, translating into MSRSRNAGNKDLPANLYRDNGKSWRYRHPETGKFHSMGSNKAIAVQAARKLNSLLIQEEDYVSSVTGKTVSFKDFCEQFLEEKRRKDGRPISDNTKKNYQIQLNRIFKVWGNKSLDSITLKMINDQLDELTPSNRKALRSLLCNIFDVAMSKGICPDNPARITLTKHVQRQRKRHTVAGLQQIRAHSPLWLQNAIDLSLLTTQRRTDIVALRWTDIYDGYIHIAQQKTTTDSFDEFEVMEGAGYVRIKIDAELQKVLDRCKSAKVVTPFVIYQIPKRKTKNANKEHWTQILPQYLSEEFLKIVKLAKAYPDLKGRQIPTFHEIRSLAIFLHKKAGRSAQALAGHSSVKMTEHYEAGHEIVWNDVDVGIALPFA; encoded by the coding sequence ATGTCACGTTCTAGAAATGCAGGCAACAAAGACTTGCCTGCGAATCTCTATAGGGATAATGGTAAATCTTGGCGATATCGCCATCCTGAAACGGGTAAATTTCATTCTATGGGGAGTAACAAGGCGATTGCAGTTCAAGCTGCACGTAAACTTAACTCATTGCTGATTCAGGAAGAAGATTATGTTTCTAGCGTAACTGGCAAAACAGTCTCATTTAAAGATTTTTGCGAACAGTTCCTTGAAGAAAAGAGACGTAAAGATGGTCGCCCTATATCGGACAACACAAAGAAGAATTATCAAATTCAGTTGAACCGAATTTTCAAAGTCTGGGGTAATAAATCTTTAGACTCCATTACTCTAAAAATGATAAATGATCAATTAGATGAGCTGACACCCTCAAACCGTAAGGCGCTTAGAAGCTTGCTTTGTAATATTTTTGATGTAGCGATGAGTAAAGGGATCTGCCCTGATAACCCTGCCCGTATTACTTTGACAAAGCACGTTCAGAGACAACGTAAGCGCCATACGGTTGCAGGACTACAACAGATTAGGGCTCATTCCCCATTATGGCTCCAGAACGCAATTGACCTATCTCTTTTAACCACTCAAAGACGTACGGATATTGTGGCTCTTCGTTGGACTGATATTTATGATGGATATATTCATATTGCACAACAGAAAACCACCACCGATTCATTCGATGAATTTGAGGTGATGGAAGGTGCTGGATATGTTCGAATTAAAATTGATGCAGAACTGCAAAAAGTTTTAGATCGATGCAAATCGGCTAAAGTTGTTACTCCGTTTGTAATTTATCAAATCCCCAAGCGTAAAACTAAAAATGCAAATAAAGAGCACTGGACTCAAATTCTTCCTCAGTATTTATCCGAGGAATTTTTGAAGATCGTTAAACTCGCTAAGGCATATCCAGATCTGAAAGGTAGGCAAATTCCGACTTTTCATGAAATACGATCACTGGCTATTTTCTTACATAAAAAAGCAGGTCGAAGTGCTCAAGCTTTGGCTGGCCATAGCTCAGTAAAAATGACCGAACATTATGAGGCTGGACATGAAATTGTTTGGAATGATGTTGATGTTGGAATTGCCCTGCCATTTGCCTAA